The sequence ACTTCCTTGGCATCATCCACTGGCCCACCGCCTTGAGTCACTCTTGCTTCAAAGGTGATTTCTTGATTAACCGCCACCTCTGGCGGACTCCAGGAGAGCTCGACCTTGACCGGCTCCATTGACATCTCGGACATATTCATGCCGGAATGATTATTTCTCCCGGATGAACAGCCTGCGAGTGCTCCCGCAATCACCAGGAACATTAGAACCCATTTTGCCAATGGTCTTAGCATATGCATCCTTATCCCTCCCGAATAGCCTCTGTATCGTACGGGATGTCGATTACATCTTGCGTTATGCTTACGTTAAGTCTGCCTCTCTCATTATACATGGATTGACCGTCTTTGGTAGACAATGACTTGCTGTTTTCTCATAGAAATGAGATATTTGTCACACATCCGGTTTTGCACTCCATATAAAAGACCGATACCCTGTCATGCAGGATACCGGCCACGAAAAGAACGAGATTACGATTAAAGGTTAGAGACTTTGAGCTAAAGGAAGCAGTTCCGATAAATGCTTGATCTCATAATGAGGGATAATTTCCGGGTCGGATGGTTTGCCGGTGCGATTGATCCATACCGTTGTAAGTCCTGCAGCCAAACCGCCGCGAATGTCAGTCGTAAGCTTGTCCCCGACCATAATTCCCTGCTCCGGTGCGATATCCAGCAGCTTCAGCGCATGCTCGAAAATGGCCACGTCCGGCTTCCCCTTCCCAAATGTTCCGGAAATGACAATATGATCAAAGAAAGGAATCAGTTCGGGTACGCCATCCAGCTTCTCCTGCTGAAGAGCCGGGCAGCCGTTGGTCAGCAGCAGCAGCTTTACTTTCCCGCGAAGCGCAGCCAGAATCTCCAAGGTCTCTTCATACATGTAGGGACGGCTCCGGCGTTCCGCAGCAAAACGCGCAGCAAGTGTCTCCGCCAGGCTCTCATCGTCTATTCCCACGGCCGCAAGTCCGCGGCGCCAGGATTCCTTCCGGTAATTTGGAGCAAGCTGCTCCAGCTTCCGGAACTGCTCCTGTTCTCCGGCTGTAAAATTCGCCCACAGCGCTTCAAATGGATTAATCCCGATCATCTGCGTAAAAGGAAAGGTCTCATAAGACTCGTAAAGACT is a genomic window of Paenibacillus durus ATCC 35681 containing:
- a CDS encoding FixH family protein encodes the protein MHMLRPLAKWVLMFLVIAGALAGCSSGRNNHSGMNMSEMSMEPVKVELSWSPPEVAVNQEITFEARVTQGGGPVDDAKEVRFEIINTADESKKL
- a CDS encoding HAD family hydrolase — translated: MPIAAVLFDLDDTLLWDERSIEEAFEYACKAAGTAVDPKELEAAVRREARSLYESYETFPFTQMIGINPFEALWANFTAGEQEQFRKLEQLAPNYRKESWRRGLAAVGIDDESLAETLAARFAAERRSRPYMYEETLEILAALRGKVKLLLLTNGCPALQQEKLDGVPELIPFFDHIVISGTFGKGKPDVAIFEHALKLLDIAPEQGIMVGDKLTTDIRGGLAAGLTTVWINRTGKPSDPEIIPHYEIKHLSELLPLAQSL